The DNA window aagaaggTGATGTATGGTGTAATGTGTAATGTAAAAGTGTGAGGTAAAATAAAGAAAGTAAGATTTTAGCGAGTTATTTTAAAGAATAGAATAGAGAAACTATTGTGAGTGCTCTTAAACTTTCATCCAATAATTGTTGTTCTCATTCTTTGATAGAAAACtcattttagttttatataattttacaaTCTTATTTTATAAGAGTAAATAATAAATCACCTTAATATATAACACTCATTTTTGTTTGTATAATTTTACAATCTTATTTTATAAGATAAGAGTATGCAATAAATCaccttaaatatattaaattcaaatagaaaattaatatgaaAGATCATGTTTGGGAAATATTTAGACCTCTAAAGGAgtatatgaaaatattaaatttttacagTTTCATATGAATTTTCATTTGTGGTGAACATTCACACCACTCTTAATATATTATTCATAAATTTTTGGTGCTGTCATATGTATAACAAATTACTGTGGAGAAGTTATCAACTAAGAAATGGACAATGAAGTTATACGTGGAtccaaagaaaataaaaaagtgtgaaatacaaatattttaacATTCTGATCTCCAATAGAAAGTTGAAAAATTCTTCATAAATGTTTCCTTTAAATTTCCTTTAAGTATATCCTTAGAATTCACTATATTCttccaatttattttttaaaacatcaTATACAATCATTTctattaacttttaaatttaaaatagtaatatctcttatttaataatatataaggtttcattttgtttttttgGACCAATTATCAAAACTTTATACATCATTatgtttttaatataataacattattgttattgtttttaCTAACATTAGTGaacataataatttaatttaatttttttaaaaaaagcactttacataaaatatcatttattttaattcatcTTTTTCACTTATAAAGTTATtaaattttctaagaaaagttGTTATGCCAAACTCCAAagtctaaaaaataaaatttatacatattACATAGTCTAAAgtacaaataaaacaaaattcaTACCATTggggtaatatatatatatatatatatatatatatatactagtaaaaagttacgtgcgaggcacgtatattaaattttatgctagatattttttattatattaaaaggtAATACACTTAAAAATGTTTATCTCATCTTGGTTCAACCCAATTTTATATTGTTCCCATAGGATTGTGTGTTAGATATGAGCTTAGAAGAATAGTATTCGTTAGAATGGGTGCCAGCAATGGCGGTGCTGATGTGAGTTTTATCTTCTGGGAAAAATCTAGCTACTCCGACATTACAATTACACCTAGCCTTTCAAAATGAGCATCATCAAAAATTCAAGGATTATAAATTGAAAAGGATATCTTGTTACTTTTGGTGTGCCCAACAAACTCTCTAACGGATGACATTATATTTCGCATATCCCAAAACTGTTTAAAAGTAAAGCAATATAGCAAGGGAATAGAAGACttactcaaataaataattacttgagCAACAAAGGATAACTCGCTAATAGAACACTGAATATTACACCCAAATAAACAAAAAGTGAGGAATCGCAGCAGAGAGGCCATGAATCACGGCATAGAAGATGAGGCAATAATTCAATAGCAATATAGGGTTTGAGGGTTTGagatttagaaaaagaaattataaatgaTTATCCTAAATAATCACGATTGGTTGCTCATCCTTTTGTGGTTAGTTATTTTattgagaattttcagagattgTGTTTCCGGTTAAGTTTAtacgattaaaatttaaaagtaatattaatgtatttaaaaattaatattaaaatacatcttcataaaaaaaaattattatttttgaatagaaaattattttaaaaaaaagttacccataaatttctcataaattcgattaaaatttaaaagtaatattaatttatttaaaaattaatattaaaatacatcttaataaaaaaaatatattatttatgaatagaaaattattttaaaaaaaagttatccatgaatttctcataaacgcaagaattcagttatatagacatactttatatagaatagatatataatgGTAATCGAgttggattttgaattttcaaaattcttaaacCCGAACCCAGTCTGGTGCCGATTTGGGTTACACCGGAATCCAACCCCCTATTCTTGAAACTcgtttttttgggttttgagTCGGGTAGGTTGGTTTTTAGGTGTAAATGTGACACCCAAATGTTTGACACAAAAAATAACTTTTCGATaaatttacattaaattttaagattgtgtttcaatatataattacaaaacttaatgtaaaaattaacatctaattaatatttttattaattttattattattttaatatgtaagataataaaaaagaatataaatactttataatttaatgtatacttaaatatactaataaaataatacaaatgatataaatataaataaaaaatagtatattcaTTATGATGTAAATTTTGCATCATAGTTTACTATTGTGTCAAATTCGGCACAAAATTTGTTAGATCATCTCTAATAGAGTACTATAAAAATGATGTATATGCATTTTTTAGCATATGTATTTCGTGAGGCTTTAAGCTAGATCAAAGAGCGTCAATGATAGCATGTGATTATAAAAACCAATTGTTTGACCGTTGTGTAAGCTTTACGAAGTTTCGTTCAAATGATTTTGACGTTTGGACGAGTGATTAACAATTGTAAAAGTTTACTTTCTGTTTTGCAAAATATTTCTATTGTCTTTGTTAAACGATTAGCTAATATGGTGACTCATAACTTGCTAGAgcttttatattatatactgGTCGTCGTTTCAGTTTAGAGGATGTTCCAACTGACTTGCTACCTTGTTTGGTAGTAGAATTTAATGGTTAATTTCAATGCAAGaatttccattaaaaaaaaaatctccaaTGGTGGTGTATAATGTAGTCTAAATTTGGTACATGCTTAAAGTTGTGCCAAATTTGACACAAAATATAGCATAAGCCAAATTTTACACcataataaaatgttatttttttatttactcttTTGTCACTCAATAGTATTTTTAATGacttttacattttatttatatattttgttagatttttatacACTTTCAATCAAATTTAATGTATTTGTTGACTTTTTTGCACATATTTatcaacaataaaattaatttacctaTAATGCATtggggtaaaattgtaatatttgGACTAAATGGAATATTGACTAATTTTTTAGCCAAATTTAGCCCCAAAATTACACAATTCATTGGAGATAGTGGTGCCAAATTCGCATTACTTTTAAACACACtattaatgtatattttttgttaaatgaattatattttaaCTTTGAGTATTGTTATTGGATGCTAATGGTGTCTAAAACCTTCTAAAGGTAACACCTTATAATTAATTagcgatattttataaaaaatattatattaaattaatgagattaaatatttaattgcacaaataataatataacaaaaaaaaaaaaaagatactagCTAGGCACCAACAATACTTTGTAGCATTTTTCTTTAACTTTCCACCACTTATTATCTTACTATATTTGAAAGTTCCATTTTAGTGTGAAAGAAAATGTAAAGAAAtagaaggaaaaataaaaaaaattgtaaatcatATATGGGAAGAACAATACACTCAATTCAAcataaattttcgtgaaaaattatttttttaaaatcattttctttactttttttcattatttccaAAATCCAACTTGCACATAGCATTAAAGTAAGTTAgattaccattttttttaaaggaaCCTCTTCAAGTCGAGCATTGTTATTGAATATTAGTGGTGTCTAATACTCTTTATAGGTGACACCTCACGATTAAttagcaatattttttaaaaattattttctttagtTATATGTGACTCGATACTTTATTACACAGAGTGCTAGATACTAGTACCTTTTAGTAAAAGGtaaatgagtggagtagcccttAAACCGTAGATATAATTACTTGCCCACAAGGGATATGACtttgataccatgttgagaattatggggttccatctcaaaattaattggtaatgaatggagtagcccatgttcttatatatgactcacttctctaccatttattcgaTGTGGCATAATGTCCACAATAAAATTATTAGATTAAACTAATTAACAATATTAGTAGAATTACTCTTTCTCTTTTAGTAGTTCTCTTTTTCAAGTACGTGGACAAATAAAATAGTGAGCCCGAAAAGAATACACAAAAACTCAAAAGGTGATCCCTCACGCGCCATATACAGTGTATCAGTTATAACTTAGTGAGTGAGACAGAGAGACAAGAGAGAGGGTTTGGCCGCCATTGTCGATAATCGAGCATGGACTCCATTATTGCCTATTATTCCTTAACTGCCTCACCCTACTCACGTCCCTCACTTCCCACtctctcctcctcctcctccatcACCACCAACCTCTCTgctcccactctctctttcgcTCATCCTAAACCAACAATGTCCAGGAGAGATGTCATCGCTTCCGCTTCACAAACCCTAGCCACGCCTGAGCCCAAGGAGAACAAGCTCTGGGGAGGTCGATTCGAGGAGAGCGTTACTGACGCTGTTGAGAGGTTCACTGAGTCCATTTCATTTGACAAGCTCTTGTATAAGCATGATATCATGGGGAGTAGAGCTCACGCTTCTATGCTCGCTAAACAGgttttgctttttctttttctctgttTTCGCACTTAGTTTTGGTGTTTGAATGCTGAGAAAATGTCGGATTGATCAAGTTCTATGAAATGTTTAATCTTTTTATCACTATCTATAATGTAGGGATTGATCAGTAACAGTGATAGGGATATCATTATTGAAGGTCTTAATAAGATAGAGAAGCTCATTGAGGATGGTAAATTCGAATGGAGAACTGATAGGGAAGATGTGCATATGAATATTGAAGCAGCGCTTATTGATATGATTGGAGAACCTGGAAAGAAGCTTCACACAGCTCGGAGCCGAAACGATCAAGTGCTAACTGACTTCCGTCTATGGTGCCGTGATGCTATAGATTTGATTGTTCAGCGGGTTAAATATCTTCAGGTTGCATTGCTGAAATTGGCAATCAAGAATGAGGGTCTTATTGTACCTGGTTATACCCATTTGCAAAGGGCACAGCCTGTTCTTCTGCAGCATCTTCTTTTAGCATTTGTTGAGcaggtttgaatttttttctttattaaattaatgtgTAGCAGAAGAGTAGACTGATAGGAAAGCATGTGGTTCTGTGGATTTCATAACAATGAGTTTATGTTTTAGAGTTCAGCTCATCCAGATACTTTTATGATAGCTCTTTTTGTTAAATAGAATGAGCCATGATTTAGTATTAATTCTGGGCAATTCTGTTGTTTGACTTGTAGCTTGAACGTGATGCTGGTCGTTTACTAGATTGTAGAGCTAGGCTGAATTTCTGCCCTTTAGGTGCTTGTGCATTGGCTGGTACCGGCCTTCCTATTGATCGGTTCATGACTGCTGATGAATTAGGATTCACTGGTCCATTGAGTAACAGGTAACCCATTAGCTGTTTGAGATTCTAATTGTGTGTATAGTACATTTATGCCTCTGAGAAGTTTTTA is part of the Cannabis sativa cultivar Pink pepper isolate KNU-18-1 chromosome 5, ASM2916894v1, whole genome shotgun sequence genome and encodes:
- the LOC115716273 gene encoding argininosuccinate lyase, chloroplastic produces the protein MDSIIAYYSLTASPYSRPSLPTLSSSSSITTNLSAPTLSFAHPKPTMSRRDVIASASQTLATPEPKENKLWGGRFEESVTDAVERFTESISFDKLLYKHDIMGSRAHASMLAKQGLISNSDRDIIIEGLNKIEKLIEDGKFEWRTDREDVHMNIEAALIDMIGEPGKKLHTARSRNDQVLTDFRLWCRDAIDLIVQRVKYLQVALLKLAIKNEGLIVPGYTHLQRAQPVLLQHLLLAFVEQLERDAGRLLDCRARLNFCPLGACALAGTGLPIDRFMTADELGFTGPLSNSIDAVSDRDFILEFLSANSIIAIHLSRLGEEWVLWASEEFGFITPSDAVSTGSSIMPQKKNPDPMELVRGKSARVVGDLVTLLTLCKGLPLAYNRDLQEDKEPSFDSVKTILGMLEVSAEFAQNITFNEERIKKALPAGHLDATTLADYLVKKGVPFRTSHDIVGRAVALCVSKNCQLKELSLDELRSLNPVFDKDVYEYLGVENAVEKFSSYGSTGSSSVAYQVDYWVTKLGITKET